Proteins co-encoded in one Arachis hypogaea cultivar Tifrunner chromosome 13, arahy.Tifrunner.gnm2.J5K5, whole genome shotgun sequence genomic window:
- the LOC112737876 gene encoding pentatricopeptide repeat-containing protein At4g14820, translating to MATTLNMAMPVSMWSPTQTKTTKTVAQPREFQSQKLNILLKAITSSTTLRQLKQVHTQILRSNLERSHSLLIRLLLSSAAFSSEYAVSLFSQIPNPPTHFSNQLLRDFSRGPTPYNALLLYYTLRTCVPLALDNFSFPPLLKAVSRASALNQGLEIHGFASKLGFDADPFIQTGLIGMYAACGRVVDARLLFDKMSHRDVVAWNIMFDGYCQNGCYDCVLELYEVMKSSGVEPDGVIFCTVLSACGHAGNLSYGKAIHELIRKRDMVLDSHLQRALINMYANCGAMDLARKLYDEFSTKHLVVSTAMLSGYAKLGMVKEARMIFDEMIEKDLVCWSAMISGYAESDQPHEALKLFDEMQLRRIVPDQITMLSVISACSHVGVLEKAKWVHAYVDKNGFRRALSVNNALIDMYAKCGSLDRAREVFENMPRKNVISWSSMINAFAMHGDAHSAINLFHRMKEEHVTPNGVTFIGVLYACSHAGLVEEGQNFFSSMIDEHGISPKLEHYGCMIDLYCRANLLRKAIEVIETMPFAPNVIIWGSLMSACQVHGEVELGEFAAKRLLEIEPDHDGALVVLSNIYAKERRWDDVGLIRKLMSHRGISKERACSRIEMNNEVHEFMMADKYHEKSDQIYEKLGEVVSELKLIGYTPSTSGILVDIEEEEKKELVLWHSEKLALCYGLISGRKESSCIRIVKNLRICEDCHTFMKLVSKVYQIEIVVRDRTRFHHCKGGVCSCRDYW from the exons ATGGCGACAACCTTAAACATGGCGATGCCCGTGTCCATGTGGAGCCCTACACAGACGAAGACAACCAAAACTGTTGCCCAACCCCGCGAGTTCCAAAGCCAAAAGTTGAATATATTGCTGAAAGCAATAACATCTTCGACAACTTTGAGACAACTAAAGCAAGTGCACACTCAAATTCTGCGCTCCAACCTGGAACGCTCTCACTCCCTCCTCATCCGCCTGCTCCTCTCCTCCGCCGCCTTCTCCTCCGAGTATGCCGTCTCCCTCTTCTCCCAAATCCCAAACCCTCCCACCCATTTTTCCAACCAACTCCTCCGCGACTTCTCTCGCGGCCCCACACCCTACAACGCTCTCTTGCTCTATTACACCCTCAGGACATGTGTCCCCCTTGCTCTTGACAACTTCAGCTTTCCTCCTTTGCTTAAGGCAGTTTCCAGAGCCTCTGCTTTGAACCAAGGTTTGGAGATTCATGGCTTTGCTTCCAAGTTGGGCTTCGATGCTGATCCTTTTATTCAAACGGGTTTGATTGGTATGTATGCGGCTTGTGGCCGCGTTGTGGATGCACGCTTGCTTTTTGACAAAATGTCTCATCGGGATGTTGTTGCTTGGAATATTATGTTTGATGG GTACTGCCAAAATGGTTGTTATGATTGTGTTTTGGAGCTATATGAGGTGATGAAGAGCTCTGGTGTGGAACCAGATGGTGTGATTTTCTGTACTGTGCTTTCTGCTTGTGGTCATGCTGGGAATTTGAGCTATGGCAAAGCAATCCATGAGCTCATTCGGAAAAGAGATATGGTTCTTGACTCTCACTTACAGAGGGCCTTAATTAACATGTATGCAAACTGTGGTGCAATGGATTTGGCGCGGAAGCTGTATGATGAATTCTCCACAAAACACTTGGTCGTTTCTACTGCAATGCTTTCAGGGTATGCAAAGCTTGGAATGGTTAAAGAGGCTCGTATGATATTTGACGAGATGATTGAAAAGGACTTGGTGTGTTGGAGTGCAATGATATCTGGTTATGCTGAGAGTGATCAGCCTCACGAGGCTCTTAAATTGTTTGATGAAATGCAGCTGCGCAGAATAGTTCCTGATCAGATAACAATGCTGAGTGTCATTTCCGCTTGTTCTCATGTTGGTGTGCTTGAAAAAGCAAAATGGGTTCATGCATATGTAGATAAAAATGGGTTTAGAAGAGCTCTGTCTGTCAACAATGCTCTAATTGATATGTATGCCAAGTGTGGGAGCTTGGACAGAGCAAGAGAGGTATTTGAGAACATGCCAAGAAAAAATGTGATATCTTGGTCCAGTATGATCAATGCTTTTGCCATGCATGGGGATGCTCATAGTGCCATAAACCTCTTCCATAGGATGAAAGAAGAACATGTTACGCCCAACGGTGTTACATTTATTGGTGTACTTTACGCATGCAGTCATGCGGGTTTGGTTGAAGAGGGTCAGAACTTCTTTTCATCCATGATTGATGAGCATGGCATCTCTCCCAAGCTTGAGCACTATGGTTGCATGATTGACCTGTATTGTAGAGCCAACCTCTTGAGGAAAGCTATTGAGGTTATTGAGACAATGCCTTTCGCTCCAAATGTTATCATTTGGGGATCCCTTATGTCTGCTTGTCAAGTGCACGGTGAGGTTGAATTAGGTGAATTTGCAGCCAAACGACTTCTTGAGATAGAACCTGATCATGATGGAGCCCTTGTAGTTTTGTCAAACATTTATGCCAAAGAAAGAAGATGGGATGATGTTGGATTGATAAGGAAATTGATGAGTCATAGAGGCATCTCCAAGGAGAGGGCATGCAGTAGGATTGAAATGAATAATGAGGTGCACGAGTTCATGATGGCCGATAAATATCATGAAAAATCAGATCAAATATATGAGAAATTAGGTGAGGTAGTGAGTGAATTGAAGCTAATTGGCTACACACCAAGTACCTCAGGCATTTTGGTTGATatagaagaggaagagaagaaagaacTAGTTCTCTGGCATAGTGAGAAATTAGCATTATGTTATGGGCTAATAAGTGGGAGGAAAGAGTCATCATGTATTCGCATAGTTAAAAATCTCAGAATATGTGAGGATTGCCATACCTTCATGAAGTTGGTTTCGAAAGTGTATCAAATAGAGATTGTTGTGAGAGATAGAACTAGGTTTCACCATTGTAAAGGTGGTGTCTGTTCTTGTAGAGACTATTGGTGA